One window from the genome of Williamwhitmania sp. encodes:
- a CDS encoding universal stress protein: MENILLRIVVPWDFTPVAENALKYAIAACKERDAYKIDLIHVVSPGGLFAKGKLTKKEAEERLVLDIEKVTKEHGIKLNFKVLEGTIFTTLTEYADETKADFVFMGTHGIKGVQKLTGSWALKVIAGSNVPFIVVQDEPSSSHQRVFEHIVVPVDFKPESKELMIKAVKTAIHFGSKIHLFKQNSTDQGVLKKINSNMLFAKSQVEEYRIPFEQHFAAKTSGFADDIVKLAQDIEADLILVMTTKNIDFSDYIFGAQEQYIIANNAKLPVMCFNPSMVR; this comes from the coding sequence ATGGAAAATATTTTACTCCGGATTGTTGTTCCTTGGGACTTTACCCCTGTAGCCGAAAACGCATTGAAATATGCTATAGCTGCATGCAAAGAGAGGGATGCCTATAAGATTGACCTTATTCATGTGGTTTCGCCTGGAGGTCTTTTTGCTAAAGGAAAGCTAACAAAAAAAGAGGCCGAAGAGCGGCTGGTGCTAGATATTGAAAAAGTAACCAAAGAACACGGCATCAAGTTGAATTTCAAAGTTCTTGAAGGAACTATCTTTACAACCTTAACCGAATATGCCGACGAAACAAAGGCCGATTTCGTTTTTATGGGAACACATGGAATCAAGGGTGTTCAAAAGTTAACCGGCAGCTGGGCGCTTAAGGTCATTGCCGGGTCAAATGTTCCCTTCATTGTTGTTCAGGACGAGCCATCGAGCAGTCACCAACGGGTGTTTGAGCACATTGTCGTTCCGGTGGATTTCAAGCCAGAAAGTAAGGAGTTGATGATTAAGGCGGTAAAAACGGCGATCCATTTTGGATCAAAGATTCACCTTTTCAAGCAAAACTCAACCGATCAGGGTGTGCTTAAAAAGATTAACTCAAATATGCTTTTTGCAAAAAGCCAAGTGGAGGAATATCGCATACCATTTGAGCAGCATTTTGCTGCAAAAACAAGTGGCTTTGCCGATGATATTGTAAAGTTGGCACAGGATATTGAGGCTGATCTTATCTTGGTTATGACCACAAAGAATATCGATTTTAGCGACTACATTTTTGGTGCACAGGAGCAGTACATTATTGCCAATAATGCAAAGTTGCCAGTGATGTGC